Below is a window of Enterococcus gilvus ATCC BAA-350 DNA.
ATGACCAACTTCCTACAGGTGGCTCTCACGACACGTTTTATCACCAATTTATATAAAAACTAGTATCCCTCACCGATAGTATACTGGATTACAGACGTGTTGACGGTTCCCTTTTTTTATTTTTTTATAAATAGTTGGTTTTTATAACCAAATGAGTTATTTTTATTCGTGTTGTTTTTTCTTCTATAGTTTCTGGTTGATTTTCTCGATTTCTTGTTTGTATTTTAGGTAATAAAACATCCAGATACCAAAGAAAATAACGAAAAAGGACAGTGAAGCCGAGAAAATGATCTGCCATTTGAAGGGAAACCAGTGATTGATCCTAGCCACGATCAAAAAGGCAAGAAAACTTCCGCCGATGTGGATCAGCGTGTGCAGCAGCAGCGACCCTTTCTTCATCTGATAGACCAG
It encodes the following:
- a CDS encoding DUF3021 domain-containing protein: MKELLKVLGRSIGIGSTICMVFAVLFSTNEVRRTVASFLILSVVIGLLGLVYQMKKGSLLLHTLIHIGGSFLAFLIVARINHWFPFKWQIIFSASLSFFVIFFGIWMFYYLKYKQEIEKINQKL